GGTGACAAATGGGGGGTTGGGTCAAAATTGGGGCGAGTTAAAACGGGTCAAAATAGTTATTGGGTCAAGACCCAAGCCATCCAAAATTTGGTTGGGTCAAAATGGGTTGGGTCAAGATGGATCAAAGAACTGGTCTTAACCCAGCCCGCCCAACTTAACCCAACCCAATATCCACGCCTTTAGGTTTCTAATGAAGTTTTAAATGCTTTCAGATTGAGAAAAGGAAAAGTTTCTTATATGATTCTCCATCGGAAAAATTTACCTTATTCCTAGAACGGAATATAGACATTGGTACAACAGGAGGCTCGAGAGACCGCGAGCGTATTCATTAAACAGATCCCTTGTCTAGTTCATATGCAACTATGGACTTTAGCTTCTTTTCCTTGTCCACATTTTACACACCTTGAATAAACAACTGCATGGTAACAACTTGGAACATGTCATAATCTGTAATCAAATCACATATACAAATTGACAGTATAAATTATTTGTGTCTTCAGTccctaaaaataataatttgcgtCTTCAGTATAAATTTAATCAGTTATAGAACATATCACTCATTGTATTTAATCCGTTATTGAAACCAATTTAACTTAGTAGTGTCAAAAGAATTAAAACCAAGCTTGGGAAAAATTGAATTTCAAACGAACAAATCTTTTTCTAATATTCTTTACTTGCTTGGGTTGGGTACATGTTGACCCGGCGGGTTTCACTACTTTGGCCCGTTTTTGATTCTATTGTTTGATGGGTCATTTTGGATTCAACCCTTTGGGTCAACACAATGGGTCATGACCCAACCTGTAGAAACACCGAATGGGTTGGGCGGGTTAGGGTTGATTTTGCCACCCCTAGTCGTAACTGTCTCCTATCTAATTAAGTGAAGCTTCCTAGCTCTCCTTGTTGACTCCCATAAGTTTCTTCGGTTCTCTAATTTACAAGTGATGCTAACCGGTGATTGTGGCGGTGACATGAAGCATGTAGGAACGGTAGACAAAGTACTCTTTACTCTTCCTCCCTTCCAACAAATAACCCTTCCGCCAGCCAGCTGATTTCTTTTCGATTTATTCAATCATCAGATGTCACCTTGTGTGGTCCTTGTTAGATGCACGTAAGGCACACCAAGGTATATATTGGGTAGAGCTCCAAACCGATATCGTCCACTGCACCGCCCACTCTGATGATCTCATACTTTGTGGGGTTAATCTTCAGACGGCATAAGGAACATGTCTCAAGCTTTCCAATAGGTTAATGTCTGCATCACAAATTCTAGTGTCTTGTCTACAAACAAATGGTGTGTCAGTTGGTCCCTCAAGTATCCACCTACTAGTTCGTTGTGCATCATTCTGCTTCCATTATCATTGGAGATCATAGGCCCCTCCATTTCAGTCCTCTCCACTGCCAAAGACACCGCATGGGTTGCCATTCACCGGAACCAAATTCTACCTGACCGTTGATCAACAGAACTTGATACACCAGCAACTTCATTTTGACCCCATTTCTCTACCATCATGCATCTTTTACATATGTCTTCATGCTAGTAGGTATTGCTAATTTCAGTATCTTTTGATGATCACTAGGCCAATCATGGTTGCTAGTGttattatatttattatatttCCTATGGCTTTATTACTTCAACCTATTAATTTCTTATAATTTTTGAATTGATTTTTAGATACTATTATAATAGAAGGACAAGAATCTCTAGCTGGGAGAAGCCTCTAGAGCTGATGACAGAAATGGAGGTGAGGTCACTTGTCATCTAGCCTTTAGTTTTTTGCTTTTTGCAGATAATTATGGTTAGTTTTATCCAGTTTCTTGTACATATCGATAAAAAAAGCTGCACCCATTTCTTTTTGTATGGAGCTTCGTAGAACCACTTTTTCTTCCACGAACATCTGTGATTTCTGTTTGAGGTTTGGTTAGAGAGCAGATCTCTTTGATCTTACTATACTATGTAGTCTTCATTTGGGATTGCATTTGCCTTTTATTTCCAACATAGTTCTAAAAGATACTATATTTTCCACTATTGTTCTAAAAAATGTGTTAAAGTATATGCATGGCATGATTATATTTGGGCAGTCTTTCGCGGGCAACTTTTTTTCTTTCTGATTAGTATAATGTTAGTCACTCTATAGTGAGATGGAGAGAGGAGACTTGATGTAAGACTAAGGTTCGCACTTCTCATTCTGGTTTGCAGAAGAATAGTTTGGTTggcccaagggtgtggcctagtggtcaatgaagtggattGAGAACCATGAGATATCAGGTTTATTCTGGCGgagacaaaaacactaggtgatttcttacCATCTGTCCAAgctttggtggacagagttacccaaTATCTGTGCTGGTTGGAGGTAGCAGGTATCCGGTGGAACTAGTCGAGGTGAGCGCAAGCTGGCCTAAacaccacggttatcaaaaaaaaaaaagtttggctGGTTGGGTGATGTTGGGACTTCGATTATTTAAGAGAGGGATAAATATCAAGGGACAAACAAATGAGGTATAAGGAAGTCTTGAGTTTTTTCTGAAGATGGTAACTTTGTATACCCACCTAATGCTGGCAACCCAAAAAGTGATCGGAACAGGCCTTACGTGCCGGTGCATGCGTCAGACGCGCCACCGGCTTCGGAGTTCTAGGGAGCGTGTGAGGGCGCGGGGATGGGGTTTTGCCGAAATTGCTTTCTGGGGTTTGGTCGCTGGAGCTTTCTGAATCTCATGGTATTAATTATCAGGAGCCATTTGGCCATGAGAACTATTCActtttctggaatttttttttccactttatttgaaaatcaacgtttggccgtgaaaattccaaatacaacttggaaAACACCTAAAAACCTGTCTTCACTTTTTTCCTTCTCACTTTTTGAttcttatttctttctttcaaatttaatccTAAATTTTTGATTTTATAAAAATGATCCCGTTGCAATTTGATCATGTGTGCCACCGGTTTGGGTTTTGGGTCGGGTAGGGTCGAATCTTTTCAATTGAGTCTTTATCTATTAGATAAATTAACAGAAAGAGTAATAAATATAGGCTGAAATGACTAGAACACCCCTAAACTTGGCACGAATTGCAATTTCAGTCCCTGAACTATTGTCACACTTAAAAACACCCCTGATCTTGGCTAACTGAATGTTAATTCAtcccagtggcggagccaggattttcgccTAGGGGGTTTAAatatataaagaagtaaatacacgaaaaagccaagggggttcaacatctactatatatacataaaaaaataattttaaccttgtaaatacagtgtaatttttcggcCGAGGGGGTTTGGAACCCCCTAGAGACTACTTAGCTTTGCCACTGATTCACCCCCCGCGTTGCCACATGGCACAGCAAGTGTGCACAAACTCTTTGAGGCGCATGGGAGGCTCcacatcagtttttttttttttaacaaaaagaaaatcaattttggaaaattcattaaaaagtatatttttttaaaatcagaaaaaactaatttaaaaaataaataaatctggactggattttttattaaaaaatctgaaactttttaaatcttgaaaactgctttttttttttttttttagtgaaaccgttattttaaaaaaaaaatctggaaaattgttttttttttttttaatttaaaaacctGGGATTTTTTAAAATCTGGAAAACGAAATAAACCCATTTTTCTAAAAAGGAAcctggaaaattgaatttttgaTTAAAATCCTAGACTTTTTTAAAATCTGGAATACTGATTTTTTTTAAGAATAAAGTGGAAAACTGATAATTTTTTCTAGCTTTAAAAAATAATCTAATTTTCCgggattatttttttaaaaaaaaaatgggttttccacattttaaaaaaaattagtttttccATATTTGTATAAAACTCCAGTTTTAATCCGCTGTTTTCCAGttcttttttaaagaaatgtCTTAAAAGAATCATGAAAATCTGGATTTTTGAggacacttttaaaaaaaatatcaagttttcattttttttttaaatccatttttcacagatattttaattaaaactctagtttttcagttttttttttttaaaaaaaaatcaaattttccagatttaaaataaatattccattgttccagattttttattaaaaaaaatcagttttaccatttttttaataaaaaagaatcagttttacatttaaaaaaaacaatttatCTATGTGGAGGACACATTGGAGAAAATGCCAAGTGGACGGCGAGTGCATTCCACTTGCCGTGGCATGTCTACGCAGGGGTGAATTAAAATCCATTTAGTCAAGAACAGGGGTGTTTTTAAGTGTGGCAATAGTTCAGGGACTGAAGTTGCAATTCGTgccaagtttaggggtgttttagTCACTTCAGCCAAAAATATATTAATCATGACATTTGAATTAGTGAAGCAATTTTTTTGTAATTAAGAAAAATATATGGGATCCAATTTATGACTTTATGTGATTATCCATTATGAGATATTACTCTTTTAGAGCTATTTGGTTGTATGTTTCAGGTAAACTAATCAAGTTGGATGGTTTTGCTAGTTTTTAGAAATTGGGGGGGTATAAATCGTATTTCTTATTTTTTTGGGAAAGTACATCCagacaaccaaatattctttgcaaaaagtataaccaaacacaactccatcttcaactccaacttcaaaaattccaaataaagtgaaaaatatttagtttctatggccaaacgcctacttagttttCGGAAAACACTGGTAGAAAGTGGCATTGACGCGGACAGCCACTTAGGTCACTGGAAAATTGCACAGTGAGATGAAAATTTTCTTTCCTGAAAGAAGCTAGTATTTTGCACTATATTTTTTCACCAAGGAGCTGATACCATGTGAGAAAGCACGGGAAAATATCATTACGATGTGTTTCTACGTTATTACACTGAGTCCCATTTATAGTTATATTCTACACGGTAAATAATACTCCcaccgtcccaaaaagattgtctccctttccttattagtttgtcccaaaaagattggcaCATTTCTAtgtttagaaacaatttaactttatgagatgatttacaaccacacaagttttgaaccacacatttcaaaagtcttcctttatttcttaaactttgtgccaagtcaaactaagacaatctttttgggacggagggagtaatccTTTGCCATGTGGGACATTGTATACATTAATATTCTAAAATTTCCATCCAGGATTGTACTACTGGAAGTTAGTAATTTCTACTCAGAGATACTGTTTATGTTTAGTTTTTTAACTTGATTTGTTTTCATGCTGTTTTCATTGGGGACAGAGGGCAGATGCATCAACTGACTGGAGAGAATTTACAAGTCCTGAGGGAAGAAAGTGTGTAACTTATATATTTTCATGTCCTCTTTTCAATTGTTCTTTTACAGTAGGTTTTTTGTGTGTTATTAATGCATAATACTCATTGCTTTTATTATTTTCTACAGGTATTACTACAACAAGGTTACTAGAAAGTCAAAATGGAAAATGCCTGATGAAGTCAAGGTGATGTTAGATTTTAAATCCGATATGGGATTCCTTGCTTTAAAGTTTAAATAGCATGATAAGAAGGGACAATATTCTGTTTTCTTGGATACTCTATTTCTCATAAAATCTAATTATTTATACATTCACAGTTGGCTCGTGAGAGTATGAAAGTGGAGGTAGTCAAGGGATTGGGAAAAGAAAAGGACACTATTTCACACGCCTCTGATTTTGGATCCATTTCTGGTGTTAAAACATCATCCCCGGGTGCAGATGGTTCATTAGTCTTGGCACAAAGAGCTATGTCAAGCTCAGTAGCTGTGGCACCAGTTGCTAACTTACTAACTATTGTGGCTTCAGAATCATCAAATTTACCTGGTAAGGTTTCTTCTCCGACGATTGACGCAGTCGAAATGCAGAATTCTTCAGAACCTGCTTCGCCAGCTGTTGCTAATTCAGAGAAAATTGGAATAGCAATAACCTTGGGAAATTCTGTCGCAACGCCAGTGTATGCTTTCAGATTTATATGTTTTAAATTGTATGCTTTCAGATTTATATGTTTTAAATTTTCCTATGGCTTGTGTTGCTATCACATTTGGAATTCAATTTTTGTTGCAGTTCTGAGACTACTTCAGCTCAGGATGCAGTAGTGTATGGCGGTGGAGTTTCTCCGGACAATACGGAGGTACTTTGCCTTTTTGAAATGCGATTAGTTAATTACTAGTGTTTAAAACACCAAGAAAGCTTTTATTAGCTGTTGTGCTGGATGTTAATCCAACAATTCTGTAGTGCAGTTGTTAGTCAACCGCTAACAGGTGAAGATTATGCTTCGATGACGTTTTCTCTTTTCTACTTTGTGGTTGATGTTGTGCCTGAAATGCAGGAAGTTAAGAAAGATGCTGCACTATCTGAAATAGGAAATGCTACTCTTTCAGAAGAGAAAACAGTCGAGCTGGGACCATTAATTTATGAGAGCAAAGCGGTATATTTGATTATTGCTTTTTGTCCCTTTTGGATGTTCTCAAAATTTCTCTTACAGTCTTACTCCTATTTTAAGTATCTGATTTTATTGCCTCGGTTTATTGCTTATTTTGCTTGTTATGATATCCTTTTGCACATTGTTTTCAACTCTTGGCTGCTAAATTTAGGAGGCAAAGAGTGCATTCAAGACTCTTCTGGAATCTGCAAATATTGGGTCTGACTGCACGTGGGATCAGGTTTATTACTTGCTTGATTTTTCATACTGAATAATTGAGGAAGATTATTTGACATGAATTGTATTTGTCAGGCCATGAGAGCAATAATCAATGACCCAAGATATGGTGCTCTAAAATCCCTTGGTGAGCGGAAGCAAGCTTTTAATGAGGTATCTGTCGGAGTTGTAGTTGATGGAAAACTTTCACTTTTCAGTTTGCTATTTTGGCTACATAACAAATATCTGGAATGGGTTAATTGCTGCTTCAATGTTTCAGCATACTGTATTCCAAACAGAATAAGGTCTATAGCTATTATATAAATTCTGTGTTCTATTCCAGTATCTGAGCCAAAAGAAAAAACTGGAAGCTGAAGAGAGACGTGTTAAACAGAAAAAAGCTCGTGAAGATTTCAGGATAATGTTAGAAGTAAGTGAAATTTTCTTTTGTGAGTGTCTTCCATTTGGTCTATCTTAATGTGTAAGAGACTTTAGTATTTTTCACTCGTCAAAAGAAAAGTTGATATTTTTCACAACAATCTCTGTTATTTCCAATCTTACAGGATTGCAAGGAGCTGTCGCCATCCTCAAGATGGAGGTTTGTCTTTCATGTGTAATGATGCTAATTTGTCTGCTGCTTGTTTTCTGATCTTGGTCACTGTTTGTATAATTTTTTGTACCTTGAAGTTGCTCCATTATTTGTGTAAGTTCCATTTGATCCACTATCTGCTATTGATTATTCAGTAAGGCAATCTCCATATTCGAACATGATGAACGTTTTAAAGCTGTTGAGCGAGCTAAAGACCGTGAGGACCTTTTTGAAGATTATGTGGAGGAACTTGAGAAAAAGGTGAAGCCCCTTTCAGTGAACTTTCTCGTATGCTTGTATATGTTGGACTCGCACATTGGTTAAGTGTGCGGGCTGTAGTTTCCTTATATGGTCTTTGGATAGCCTTTCGCTTTCAGTTTGAGATAGATGCAATGTCCATCTTCTTAAACATGGCATTAGAGGCAGATCTATCCTGATGTTAGACTATTAGATATTGTTATCTGACTCTCCAGACGTCCAGTCTTGGTATGCGATTAATGTATTAGAATCCCACATCGGTAAGGTGTATGAGCTGTAGTTTCCTCATATGATCTTGGACAATCTTCACCACCTGACCTAGCTTTCAAAGTTGAGTTAGGCCCATGGtccacttcattaacaatattcaTTCTATTCCCTCTGCAGGATGTGTTTTtgtttgttcctttttttttgtttaaagagGAGAAAGAAGTGCTGTAATCAAGTTAAAATCTAGTGTTCTTTGAATATATTTCATTTAAATGAGTTCACCATTGAATTCCCGTTTAAACAGACTTTATTGGTATTTCTACACACAGTTTGTTGTCTTCACTCTTTCGTCTTTCATGTATTGCATGTGTTTTTATTTGAAACCTGAAACTATGATGTTTCTTCCTCTCCTCCCTCCGCCCCAAAAATAGAACAAGATTTTTTGTACATTCATGCAAGTGTAGTTAAAGTCTCTTTGTAGATATGGTCTGCTTTAAAGAGAGATTTTATCTTATTACTTTGTACTGGATTTTTATTAGGAGCGTGCAAGGGCATTGGAGGAGCAGAAGCGCAATAGAGTGGAGTATTTAGAATTCTTAAAATCCTGTGACTTTATTAAGGTATTTGTTCCAGTGGAATTAACATCAGTTCCTATATTATACTTTTTCTATTTCCAGGAGATAGAACTTTCATTGTTGCTGACTTCTTTTGTTCAGGCCAGTAGCCAGTGGCGGAAAGTTCAGGACCGCTTAGAAGCTGATGAAAGATGCTCTCGCCTTGAGAAAATTGATCGCTTGGAGATTTTCCAGGTAGTTCTCATTTTTCTAATACATAAATAACTTTATTTCAAACATCTCATTTATACGCCCCATCTTTGAAGTGATGTTGCAACCTTTTCTGTGTTAGGAATATTTACGTGATTTAGAGAGGGAAGAGGAGGAGCAAAGGAAACTGCGGATGGTATATTGTTAATTAGACTCGGGTTGCAATTAAATTTATCTTTGTAGACTTTGTTTTATCGCTTTCTCACTGGACATACACCATGGATTCAAATAGGAAGAATTGAGGAAAGCAGAACGTAAAAATCGTGATGAGTTCCGAAAACTGATGGAAGAGCATGTTGCTGCGGGAATACTTAATGCAAAAACTCACTGGCGTGATTATTGCATCAAAGTTAGTTATTCTTTCTTATTCTCAGTGAGAGTGATGACCTTCATGAATTTCCTTTTTGGTCTTTTTGAATTTTGCATCCAAAAATTTCCTTCTTTATTTTGTGCTTGCAGATCAAAGATTTAGCTGCATATCTGGCTGTCTCATCAAATGCTTCAGGGTCAACAGCAAAAGACTTATTTGCAGACGTTTTTGATGAGCTGGAGAAACAGGTGAAATAGGTTGCTAATAGGAGTATTGAATTGTGTAAATTACATTATAATACTGAGCCTTTTGAGTGTATAGCATTTCTGCCAATGTAGTACGAATTGCATGGCTGGCACAATATGAGTACTATAACCACTCTGCCTGTATGAAAAACTGTAGAATATACACTACAATCCTTTTTCATGTAGGACACTGTATATAGTCCTATTCTAACATTCCTCCTCAAGGTGGTGCATATACGTCATAGGTACCGAGCTTGTTACAGGTGTAACTAAGACGAGGACCAGTGAGGGACTTAGTGAAAATATCTGCAAGCTGATCATTTGACTTAACAATTTTGTAACAATACCTTGGTGAAAATATCTGAAAGCTGATCACTTGACTTCACAATTTTGTAACAAGACCTTCTGAGAGTATCTTTTGTCTTTTGTCTGATAAAATGACACTCGATGTTGCTTAGTCCTCTCATGTACGGATTTTGATTCAATACGAGGGCCGCTTGACTTGATTATCACACACAAGTTCCTCTAACTGATTTTTCCAAATTTTAATTTTCTAAGCAATTGTTTGATCCAAACTAGCTCACAAGTTGCTACAACCATTGCTCGATATTCTGCTTCTACACTAGATCGTGCAACCACattatgtttcttacttttccaaGACACCAAGTTACCTCCTACTGAAACACAATATCCAAATATAGAATGTCTACCAGAAGGTGATCCTGCCCAATCAGCGTCTGTATATCCAATGGTTTGCTCATGGCCTCGATCTTCGACAGATGCTGATTGTCGATCTTCAATCAGCTTCTGTACATTTTGTTATTTCGCAACGCAAGTATGTCTTAGACATTCTTGAGGAGGCAGGAATGTCAAGGAGTGTACGGACAAAATGTCTGATGAATAATTCCTTGGTGAGGCATAAATTGCTGAAACTGGAAGGGGAGCCCTGGCGTAattggtaaagttgctgccatgtgaccaagaggtcacgggttcgagccgtggaaacagcctcttgcagaaatgcaaggtaaggctgcgtacaatagacctttgtggtccggcccttccccggaccccgcgcatagcgggagcttagtgcaccgggctgccctttttatcACTAATAAGCGTACGAATAAAGACAATTGATTTTGTATTTCAGCACAAAAACTCTGGAATATAGAAAACAACTCAGAACGATCTTTCATTAAGAAAATCCAAGTACATcttgaatatcatcaatgaaactaACAAAATAACAAAATTCGAAGGTTGAACCGTCTCTTCTAGGACTCCTAATATTAGAATGGACTGAGGAACAAAATAGACTCTCCACGATTCTCAACACTACGTGGAGAGGTAGTGCGAGTGTGTTTCCCAAGTTGACTGTTAGCAGTCCTTGGTGGTCTTCCAATAGTTTACAGTAGTAATTATTTACAGCAGTAGTAATTTACAATAGTAGTTATTTGTAGTAATTATTTCTTCGTAGTAGTTATCTGTAGTTTCTTTTATAGTAGTTATCTGCAGTTTCTTATTCTAGTAATGTTAGGGAAACATGTCCTAGTTATTAGGGGTAGTTATCTTATCAGTATTGTATT
The sequence above is a segment of the Lycium barbarum isolate Lr01 chromosome 6, ASM1917538v2, whole genome shotgun sequence genome. Coding sequences within it:
- the LOC132644131 gene encoding pre-mRNA-processing protein 40A-like isoform X6, which gives rise to MYNIVLHNYIKTPCICSGFPQTHPPTPRGPRVVSEFGHPAMANNSHFTAMQQFQPMLPPQQAQPYVSGSSQQFQPLGHANVAMPPQPSQIPQPMQQVAGRPVVGGHSMPQGPPIPHDFQRNPPISNNHMPGFGGPSLPLPSSYNQVNADSSRSQYQTQIHDHRFPSGGQPWMPTSNHNVNSATTIQKTGELAAPLAVLEANQGGDSVETTPSDWIEHTSRNGKKYYYNRRTRISSWEKPLELMTEMERADASTDWREFTSPEGRKYYYNKVTRKSKWKMPDEVKLARESMKVEVVKGLGKEKDTISHASDFGSISGVKTSSPGADGSLVLAQRAMSSSVAVAPVANLLTIVASESSNLPGKVSSPTIDAVEMQNSSEPASPAVANSEKIGIAITLGNSVATPVSETTSAQDAVVYGGGVSPDNTEEVKKDAALSEIGNATLSEEKTVELGPLIYESKAEAKSAFKTLLESANIGSDCTWDQAMRAIINDPRYGALKSLGERKQAFNEYLSQKKKLEAEERRVKQKKAREDFRIMLEDCKELSPSSRWSKAISIFEHDERFKAVERAKDREDLFEDYVEELEKKERARALEEQKRNRVEYLEFLKSCDFIKASSQWRKVQDRLEADERCSRLEKIDRLEIFQEYLRDLEREEEEQRKLRMEELRKAERKNRDEFRKLMEEHVAAGILNAKTHWRDYCIKIKDLAAYLAVSSNASGSTAKDLFADVFDELEKQYLDDKSRIRDAVRMTEIGLTSTWTLEDFKVAIAKYISSPPISDTNLKFVFEELLERAREREEKEAKRHKRLVDEFYELLHASKEITASSKWEDCKSLFGDRIMGDESLLLEIFDKFVNELKEKAKEKEWKRQEDKARKEKERKDREKKKEKHRRDKDRGEKSRKERERTKKDGTDSDKAETYSFEEIKRSGSDRDKKHRKRHTSSFDDDENEKDHSRSSHRHDSDHKKSKQMDQHVWSSEANSEGQHKKQKRDHRTDSHRDGDYEDHKDCEFGEDGEVQ
- the LOC132644131 gene encoding pre-mRNA-processing protein 40A-like isoform X7, whose translation is MYNIVLHNYIKTPCICSGFPQTHPPTPRGPRVVSEFGHPAMANNSHFTAMQFQPMLPPQQAQPYVSGSSQQFQPLGHANVAMPPQPSQIPQPMQQVAGRPVVGGHSMPQGPPIPHDFQRNPPISNNHMPGFGGPSLPLPSSYNQVNADSSRSQYQTQIHDHRFPSGGQPWMPTSNHNVNSATTIQKTGELAAPLAVLEANQGGDSVETTPSDWIEHTSRNGKKYYYNRRTRISSWEKPLELMTEMERADASTDWREFTSPEGRKYYYNKVTRKSKWKMPDEVKLARESMKVEVVKGLGKEKDTISHASDFGSISGVKTSSPGADGSLVLAQRAMSSSVAVAPVANLLTIVASESSNLPGKVSSPTIDAVEMQNSSEPASPAVANSEKIGIAITLGNSVATPVSETTSAQDAVVYGGGVSPDNTEEVKKDAALSEIGNATLSEEKTVELGPLIYESKAEAKSAFKTLLESANIGSDCTWDQAMRAIINDPRYGALKSLGERKQAFNEYLSQKKKLEAEERRVKQKKAREDFRIMLEDCKELSPSSRWSKAISIFEHDERFKAVERAKDREDLFEDYVEELEKKERARALEEQKRNRVEYLEFLKSCDFIKASSQWRKVQDRLEADERCSRLEKIDRLEIFQEYLRDLEREEEEQRKLRMEELRKAERKNRDEFRKLMEEHVAAGILNAKTHWRDYCIKIKDLAAYLAVSSNASGSTAKDLFADVFDELEKQYLDDKSRIRDAVRMTEIGLTSTWTLEDFKVAIAKYISSPPISDTNLKFVFEELLERAREREEKEAKRHKRLVDEFYELLHASKEITASSKWEDCKSLFGDRIMGDESLLLEIFDKFVNELKEKAKEKEWKRQEDKARKEKERKDREKKKEKHRRDKDRGEKSRKERERTKKDGTDSDKAETYSFEEIKRSGSDRDKKHRKRHTSSFDDDENEKDHSRSSHRHDSDHKKSKQMDQHVWSSEANSEGQHKKQKRDHRTDSHRDGDYEDHKDCEFGEDGEVQ
- the LOC132644131 gene encoding pre-mRNA-processing protein 40A-like isoform X13 — protein: MSLQQFQPMLPPQQAQPYVSGSSQQFQPLGHANVAMPPQPSQIPQPMQQVAGRPVVGGHSMPQGPPIPHDFQRNPPISNNHMPGFGGPSLPLPSSYNQVNADSSRSQYQTQIHDHRFPSGGQPWMPTSNHNVNSATTIQKTGELAAPLAVLEANQGGDSVETTPSDWIEHTSRNGKKYYYNRRTRISSWEKPLELMTEMERADASTDWREFTSPEGRKYYYNKVTRKSKWKMPDEVKLARESMKVEVVKGLGKEKDTISHASDFGSISGVKTSSPGADGSLVLAQRAMSSSVAVAPVANLLTIVASESSNLPGKVSSPTIDAVEMQNSSEPASPAVANSEKIGIAITLGNSVATPVSETTSAQDAVVYGGGVSPDNTEEVKKDAALSEIGNATLSEEKTVELGPLIYESKAEAKSAFKTLLESANIGSDCTWDQAMRAIINDPRYGALKSLGERKQAFNEYLSQKKKLEAEERRVKQKKAREDFRIMLEDCKELSPSSRWSKAISIFEHDERFKAVERAKDREDLFEDYVEELEKKERARALEEQKRNRVEYLEFLKSCDFIKASSQWRKVQDRLEADERCSRLEKIDRLEIFQEYLRDLEREEEEQRKLRMEELRKAERKNRDEFRKLMEEHVAAGILNAKTHWRDYCIKIKDLAAYLAVSSNASGSTAKDLFADVFDELEKQYLDDKSRIRDAVRMTEIGLTSTWTLEDFKVAIAKYISSPPISDTNLKFVFEELLERAREREEKEAKRHKRLVDEFYELLHASKEITASSKWEDCKSLFGDRIMGDESLLLEIFDKFVNELKEKAKEKEWKRQEDKARKEKERKDREKKKEKHRRDKDRGEKSRKERERTKKDGTDSDKAETYSFEEIKRSGSDRDKKHRKRHTSSFDDDENEKDHSRSSHRHDSDHKKSKQMDQHVWSSEANSEGQHKKQKRDHRTDSHRDGDYEDHKDCEFGEDGEVQ
- the LOC132644131 gene encoding pre-mRNA-processing protein 40A-like isoform X14 encodes the protein MSLQFQPMLPPQQAQPYVSGSSQQFQPLGHANVAMPPQPSQIPQPMQQVAGRPVVGGHSMPQGPPIPHDFQRNPPISNNHMPGFGGPSLPLPSSYNQVNADSSRSQYQTQIHDHRFPSGGQPWMPTSNHNVNSATTIQKTGELAAPLAVLEANQGGDSVETTPSDWIEHTSRNGKKYYYNRRTRISSWEKPLELMTEMERADASTDWREFTSPEGRKYYYNKVTRKSKWKMPDEVKLARESMKVEVVKGLGKEKDTISHASDFGSISGVKTSSPGADGSLVLAQRAMSSSVAVAPVANLLTIVASESSNLPGKVSSPTIDAVEMQNSSEPASPAVANSEKIGIAITLGNSVATPVSETTSAQDAVVYGGGVSPDNTEEVKKDAALSEIGNATLSEEKTVELGPLIYESKAEAKSAFKTLLESANIGSDCTWDQAMRAIINDPRYGALKSLGERKQAFNEYLSQKKKLEAEERRVKQKKAREDFRIMLEDCKELSPSSRWSKAISIFEHDERFKAVERAKDREDLFEDYVEELEKKERARALEEQKRNRVEYLEFLKSCDFIKASSQWRKVQDRLEADERCSRLEKIDRLEIFQEYLRDLEREEEEQRKLRMEELRKAERKNRDEFRKLMEEHVAAGILNAKTHWRDYCIKIKDLAAYLAVSSNASGSTAKDLFADVFDELEKQYLDDKSRIRDAVRMTEIGLTSTWTLEDFKVAIAKYISSPPISDTNLKFVFEELLERAREREEKEAKRHKRLVDEFYELLHASKEITASSKWEDCKSLFGDRIMGDESLLLEIFDKFVNELKEKAKEKEWKRQEDKARKEKERKDREKKKEKHRRDKDRGEKSRKERERTKKDGTDSDKAETYSFEEIKRSGSDRDKKHRKRHTSSFDDDENEKDHSRSSHRHDSDHKKSKQMDQHVWSSEANSEGQHKKQKRDHRTDSHRDGDYEDHKDCEFGEDGEVQ